The segment GCGCTGCGCAACGAGATTGCGCGGCTCAAGGGCGAGGGGGCGGTGCAGGCGGGGGATGCCGATACGGTGACCGTCAGTCAGCCGCCACCGGGGGCGATGGGGCTCGGGACGCAGGTGCCGGTGCGGCAGCCGCCGAAGGGGTGGGTGAAGCCGAAGAAGCCGGATTTCATGACGAAGGGGCGGAGGTAGTTAGCGACTGTCGTAGTGAAATCGGCATTGATTGATCCAGAGCACGTCACCGTCAATGCGATAGACAAAGCGGTGCTCTTTATCGATGCGACGTGACCACCAGCCTTTGCGATCGCCCTTTAACGGTTCAGGCTTGCCCAGGCCAGAGAAGGGACTGCGGCGGCAGTCTTTGATCAGGGTGTTCACCTTGGCAAACATGTCCGGGTCGCCTGACTGCCAGAACTGGTAGTCGTCCCAGCCTGTTTCCGTAAAGAGCAGTTTCATTCTGGCCAGTCGACTTCAATGCCGCGCCTGGCTTCGAAGTCTGCTTCGCCACGCGCCAGGCGTTCGACGTTTGCCTGCGTGCTCGAAAGGTGGAGGGTTTCCTTCCAAGACTCGAATTCTGCGAGTGATACGACAACCACCGGCTCCTTGCCGCCGGTACGAGTCACAATCAATGGCTCCATATCTGAAACGACCGCGTCCATGTCGGCGGCAAGATTTCTGCGAAAGTCGGATGCAGATTTGGTGCGCATGAGAAATCTCCTTGCGAATTTGTGTACAATATTTTGTACTTAAATTCAAGACTACTCAGCCGGCCTTTTCCAGCCGTTCGTCGGCGAGCTTCTTGATTTCGCGGAGTTCGGCAATGGTTGTTTGCAGGTCCAGCAGCTGGGCTTCCAGCGAGGCCAGGCGTTCGTCGACTTTGGCGGTGAGGAGGTGGACCTGCTGGCCGCGGTCGGCGTCGTAGAGGCTGAGGTAGT is part of the uncultured Devosia sp. genome and harbors:
- a CDS encoding UvrB/UvrC motif-containing protein, encoding MSSRSNHERLVTLTRQMEEAAAAMDFEKATALRNEIARLKGEGAVQAGDADTVTVSQPPPGAMGLGTQVPVRQPPKGWVKPKKPDFMTKGRR
- a CDS encoding Txe/YoeB family addiction module toxin; the encoded protein is MKLLFTETGWDDYQFWQSGDPDMFAKVNTLIKDCRRSPFSGLGKPEPLKGDRKGWWSRRIDKEHRFVYRIDGDVLWINQCRFHYDSR
- a CDS encoding type II toxin-antitoxin system Phd/YefM family antitoxin, whose product is MRTKSASDFRRNLAADMDAVVSDMEPLIVTRTGGKEPVVVVSLAEFESWKETLHLSSTQANVERLARGEADFEARRGIEVDWPE